The following coding sequences lie in one Capsicum annuum cultivar UCD-10X-F1 chromosome 5, UCD10Xv1.1, whole genome shotgun sequence genomic window:
- the LOC124898507 gene encoding uncharacterized protein LOC124898507, with protein sequence MSSDFIGVKVEEDPHTFLNEMDKIFWVMRDTNVEGVNFTAYQLKKIAYLWYGEWDRDKGDVEEDIEDEKRRKADYRDRQGNKTGFLIRKVSVSRWLRWWEVAEKKCGSSSSFSTASAPFPQQSSNKSHHGGDNSRAQGASLSRSHRGFCEEGRDKCFKYGQVGHQLRGCPSNKVAMGVNKIPMASSSVPTPGGMASASVTAPGSSDG encoded by the exons ATGTCCTCTGACTTTATAGGAGTGAAGGTGGAGGAAGACCCACATACCTTTCTTAATGAGATGGATAAGATCTTTTGGGTAATGAGGGATACTAATGTGGAGGGAGTAAACtttacagcttatcagctcaaaaaGATTGCTTATCTGTGGTATGGGGAGTGGGACAGAGATAAGGGCGATGTAGAAGAGGATA TTGAAGATGAGAAGAGAAGGAAGGCTGATTATAGAGATAGGCAGGGAAATAAAACAGGTTTTCTGATCAGGAAAGTGTCAGTCTCAAGGTGGTTGAGATGGTGGGAAGTGGCAGAAAAAAAGTGTGGAAGCtctagttccttctctactgctagtgctcctttCCCCCAACAGTCGAGTAACAAGagtcatcatggtggtgataattctcgagCACAGGGAGCCAGTCTCAG TCGTTCTCATCGAGGATTCTGTGAGGAGGGGAGGGATAAGTGCTTCAAGTATGGCCAAGTAGGCCATCAACTTAGGGGTTGTCCGTCTAACAAGGTCGCTATGGGGGTGAATAAGATTCCAATGGCTTCATCTTCTGTTCCTACACCCGGCGGTATGGCAtctgcttctgttactgctcccGGTTCCAGTGATGGTTGA